Part of the Tetragenococcus koreensis genome, AATCGCCATATTTTTTCCCTTCTGCTTCCATTGTTTGTTGGATGTTTTCTATAATAAACTGAGCTTCATCTCGTTCAGAATCTCCACGATAATAAGTAATGGCTTGACCTGCTGTATTATCAGTCCATAAGTTTTTATCCTTACGATTTTGATTATTTGTGATGACTTGATTGGCAGCCTGTAAAATATTCTGCGTAGAACGGTAGTTTTGTTCTAAAAGGATCGTTTGCGCTTCAGGGTAGTCTTTTTCAAAGTCTAAAATATTTTGCATATCTGCCCCTCGCCAACCATAAATACTTTGGTCAGCATCGCCTACTACGCAAAGGTTTTTCAAACGTTTAGCTAAAAGGTTAACTAGAATATATTGGGCATGATTCGTATCTTGATATTCATCCACATGGATATATTGAAACTTATTTTGATAAAATTGTAAGACTTCGGGACTCTTGTCAAATAACGTAATAGTATTCATTATCAGATCATCAAAATCCATGCATTGGTTTTTATGCAATTCTTTTTGGTAAACTTCATAACAGCGCCCCACGATTTCTTCAAAATAACTGCCTTGCATTTTCTGATAGTCTTCTGGAGTAAGTAAGGCGTTTTTGGCATTGGAAATATTTCCTAAGATTGCACGTGGATCGTATTTCTTAGGATCAATATTGAGCATTTTCAAGACATTTTTCATTAACGTCCGTTGTTCTGCTGCATCAATGATAGTAAAATTTTGCGAATAACCGATTTGCTCAACGTCTCTGCGTAAAATCCGGACACACATTGAATGAAAGGTGGACACCCAAATATCTTCTGCTTGTTTGCCCAACAGCTCTCTAACCCGTCCTTTCATTTCTTTAGCTGCTTTATTGGTAAAAGTGATCGCCAAAATATTCCAAGGATTCACACTTTTTTCTTCAATTAAAAAAGCAATGCGATGGGTTAATACGCGTGTTTTTCCACTGCCAGCGCCGGCCATTAAAAGTAATGGACCTTCTGTAGTCGTGATGGCTTCTGCTTGTCTTTGATTCATATTTGCTAATAATTCTTTTTGGGATGGCATTAAATAAACACCCTTTCTTTTTCAATCCTTTTAATTATAGCACGTTCTTTCCTTCCAATAAACCGAACAAACTGAACCACTAAACATCAGAATCACAAGTTTTTATTTTTACGATAATACTATTAAAACTTCGCTGTATTTCAATTATTTACTCAAGTTTCGCACATGTAAAATGATATTAAACAACGGTCTTATCAACTCTTAGGTCGAAAAAAGTCCTGATATTGACTGCCTACCTTTTTATACAAAAAGAACTCCTTTTGTTTTATAATTGATTTAACCACAAACCAAAAACAAAGGAGTTCTTGCCTTTATGGTACACTTAAAAGCTATTAAAAATCAATTACCGAATGAAATAAAAGCCCTTTTTTCTGAATTAAAAGTCACGCAATTTTTAAAACAAGCCCATATGGAAAAGCAAAAAGGGTATTCGGTGGCTATTCTATTCACTTTTCTCTTTAGCCTCGTCTTTAAAGGAAAATCCTTAAACCAAGTTCTCAGTGGGCGGGAAAGCGACCAATACATGAAAAAAGATACCGTGTATCGATGGATGAACAATCCCCATAACAACTGGCGTCTGTTTTTACTTCGGTTTAGTGCGTCTGTCATCGAAAAGCTCCATTCTTTAACGGATACGAAAACCCATATTCGGACGTTGATCTTGGATGATTCGACGTTTTATCGTAATCGAAGCCAAGAGGTACCAGGCTTAGCTCGTCTTTGGGATCATGCGCTCAAACAAGGATACAAAGGGTATCGTATGCTTACTTTAGGGTTCTCCGATGGCTATTCTTTCATTCCGATTGATTTCGGGTTACTATCCGGTAAGAAAAAAGTGAACCAAACAATAGCAGAAAAAGATCAACGAACCGTAGGAGCCAAACGATTCAACGAATCAAGTCGTAAAATGCCCGAAGTGGCACTTGAGATGGTTCAACGCGCCTTGAACCAAGGGATTTACGCCACCCATGTGTTGATGGATAAATGGTTTACTTCCCCTAAAATGATAGACCAATTACACGATATGGGGATTCACACCATTGGGATGGTGAAAAATGGAAAAACCAAATACCTTTTTCATCAACGTTTATACAAGCTGGAAGAACTTTATGCCAAATCTACGAAAGAATATACACAAGAAGCGATTATTTCCTCGATTGTGGTGAAACCAAGCTCCGGCAAAAATCCCGTGAAAATCGTTTTTGTCAAAAATCACAATAAGAAAAGTGCTTGGTTGGCGATTATGACCGATGATCTGGATTTATCTTCCCAAGAAATGGTCAAAACATACTCGGCGAGATGGGACATCGAGACATTTTTTAAGGCATCGAAATCATTGCTTCATCTGACTAAAGAAACACAAACGCGACATTATCAAGCCTTAATTTGTCACACCACCATTGTGTTCACACGGTATATTTTATTAAGCTGGCAGCAGCGCTGTGCCAATGATGAGCGGACCTTAGGTGGCTTATTTTATGAACTGGGCGATCAAATAAAAGAACTCGATTGGTCCGCTGCTCTTATCGAATTAGTACATATTATTCAAGCGGTAAGCGAAGAATCAGGAAGCCAATTACAAGATTTTATTACAAGTCAACTCCAACACTGGGTGGATACTCTGCCCCGTTATATCAAGGCTTATCTCCCAGATTTGGTGTGCGAAACTTGAGTTATTTATTTAAATTCTGTAGCAAAAAATCCATTGTTCTTCATTGAAAACCGTGGTAAACTATTCATGAAGGTGAAAAAATGATTAAGAAATTACATAAAATAGATCAAACAAGATTATACTTTATTTTAAAAGGAGGAATTGTTGGGATCATTTCTGGTATTCTTGTCAGCATTTTTCGATTAACAATAGAAAAAATGACAGAATACGTTCAAGATTTTTATCTTTTTGCACAAAGAGAACCGCTTTGGCTAATTTTTTGGGTCATTCTCTCTGTTTTTGTAGCTATTTTTGTTGGCTACCTGATTAAAGCACAACCTCATATCTCTGGCAGTGGGATACCGCAAGTTGAAGGGGTATTACAAGAAGAAGTCCACTATCGTTGGTTTCCAGTCCTATGGCGCAAATTTATTGGCGGAATTCTTTCAGTTGGTTCTGGCTTATTTTTAGGACGTGAAGGACCTTCCATCCAGTTGGGCGCTTCTGTCGGGCAAGGATTAAGTAGCGCTTATCAATCTCCTAAATATGAACAAAAAATCTTAATCTCTAGTGGTGCTAGTGCAGGATTGGCGGCAGCTTTTAACGCGCCTATCGCAGCGGTATTATTTATTGTTGAAGAAATCCACCATACATTTTCCCCGCTTATCTGCTTGACTTCTTTAGTTTCAGCAATTATCGCTAATTTCATCTCACTATATATTTTTGGCTTACAACCTGTTTTGTATTTAGGACACATGTACGATTTGCCTTTAAAACATTACGGATTACTACTTATAATGGGACTTCTTTTAGGAGTATTAGGTAGAATGTATCAAAAAAATTTATTAGATCTGCCAAAGTGGTTTAATAAACTAGCGATTCCTTCTTACTTGTACGGACTGGTGCCTTTTTTATTAGTAATCCCCATTGGCTTTTATTTTCCCCATCTTTTAGGTGGCGGCAATCAAATCATTTTAAGTTTAGAAGAAAATGGCTATTCGCTTTATTTACTGTTATTGCTATTTTTACTTCGTTATCTTTTTTCCATGATTTCTTATGGGTCGAATCTCCCTGGCGGAATTTTTTTACCTATTTTATCATTGGGAGCCATCTTAGGAGCACTATTTGGATTATTTTCGATTGAATTTTTAGGACTTGAAAGTTATTATTTAAAAAACTTTATTATTGTTGCAATGGCCGGCTATTTTACTGCTATCGGAAAAGCACCACTTACAGCCATCATCCTGGTAACTGAAATGGTAGGTTCCATTAATCATCTAATGCCCTTAGGTTTTGTCTCTCTTGTCGCTTATATTGTGGTTGATTCGTTGGGCGGTCATCCTATCTATGAATCTTTGCTTGATCGTTTAGTTTCCTATAAAAAAATTGCTAACACCAATGAAAAGATCGTTATCGAATTTCCTGTCACTGCAGAAAGTATCTTAGATGGCATGCCTATCCGAGATTTTGTTTGGCCAGAAGAAACGTTGCTGGTCACTATCCAAAGAAACGAACAAGATATTTTGCCCCATGGCGATACGATTTTAAAAATGGACGATACCCTTTTGATATTAACCGATGCTAACCATGCAACTGCTGTACGAAAAGAATTAAGGAAAAAGACATTGATAAAATAGGAAGTCATTTACTTTCCAACTTTTTTAATAGCTGCCTGAATATATTGGTATTTTCTGCTTTATGCTTTATATGTTGTAGAAAATGTTAATATATTTAGGTTTTTCTTTTCTTATTTGAGTCCAGTCTTTGCTCAGCTGTGAATTTGACTGTTTATGCACGATTTTGATTGATATTGAAAAAAACTCATGATAGAATAGGTTCGGAAGGATTGGTTGGAAATGCTTACAGAAAAGAGACATCAACTTATTTTAGATTTTCTGACTGAAAATGACATTGTGACGATAAGCGAACTTATGAAACCGCTCAAAGCTTCGGAGTCGACCATTCGTCGTGATCTGAAAAACCTTGAAGAACAAGGAATGCTTGCGCGTATTCATGGCGGAGCTAAGAAAATGCCGCACCTCAGTTTTGAAGCCACAATGGCAGAAAAGGAAGAAAAATTTCATCAGCAAAAAGTACAAGTCGCAAAGTTTTGTGCTTCCTTGTTAGATACAGAAGATGTAGTCTATCTTGATGCCGGAACAACAACCATTGAAATGATTCAGTTCATTCCGCAAAATTTAGCGATCAAAGTCGTGACTAATTCGGTAAAGCATGCCTCTCTTTTAATCGATCGTCAGATTGAAACCATTATTTTAGGTGGCATGATTAAATTATCGACAAATGCAACACTGGGTGCTACAGCTATTCAGCAATTGCGTGAATTACGTTTTAGTAAAGCTTTTTTAGGAATGAACGGTGCCGAGCTAGAAGCTGGCTTTACTACGCCAGATCCAGAAGAAGCAGCAGTTAAAAAATGGGCAATGAAACAAAGTCAACAAAACTATGTGTTAATTGACCACTCTAAATTACAGCAAATTGCATTTGCTCAAGTTGCTCCTTTAAAAACGGCTACGATCATTACCGATAGTTGTCCGCAAAAGTTCATAAAGAATTTTCAAGACCAAACAACTCTAAAGGAGGTCAAGTAATGATATATACGTTAACACTAAATCCTTCGATCGATTATATTGTTCATGTAGGGCATTTAGAAATCGGTGATGTTAATCGCATGACTGAAGATTTTAAACTTCCTGGTGGTAAAGGGATTAATGTCTCCCGTATTTTACAACGGATAGGTGCGCCCTCTTATGCTCTTGGTTTTTTAGGTGGTTTTACTGGCGATTTTATTGAAAAATGGTTGCTCGAAGAAGGTATTCATAGTCAATTTACCAGAGTTGAACAGGACACTCGGATTAACGTTAAGCTAAAAGCTGAAGAAGAAACAGAAATCAATGGATTAGGTCCTATTTTAAGCGAAGATGAAATCAATCGTTTGAAATTCACTCTATCTGAACTTATTACTAGTGATGATATTGTGGTTTTGTCCGGCAGTACTCCGGGTGGTTTAAGGAAAGGTTTTTATCAAGAACTAATTCATATTATTAAAGAAAATGGCGCTGAATTTGTGATCGATACAACAGGCGACGATCTATTGGCTGCACTACCTGAAAAGCCTTTATTAGTAAAACCGAATAATCACGAATTAGCAGAGCTTTATCATACCACCTTTCATTCCTTAGACGACATTGTCACTCATGGAAAAAAACTGCTCAACGATGGCGTTAAAAATGTTCTTATCTCAATGGCAGGTGATGGTGCTTTATTAATTACACAAGAGGGTACTTACCTATCGAATGTTTTAAAACATGAAGTGAAAAATTCGGTTGGCGCAGGCGATTCCATGATTGCTGGGTTTATTGGAAACTTCTCTCAAACAAAAGATCCTTTAGATGCTTTTAAATGGGGAGTTGCTTGTGGTAGTGCCACTACCTTTTCAGATGATTTAGCAACTGAAGCGTTTATTAAAGAACTATTACCAGAAGTAACAGTTAAAAAAATATAGGAGGTTTACAGAATGAATATCAATGACTTATTGATCAAAGAAGCCATGATCATGGATCTTCAAGCGTCAGATAAAAAAGGCGCGATCGATGAAATGGTACAAAAGCTTTATAATGTCGGCAGAATTAGCGAGATCGACAAATTTAAAGACGGGATTTTAGCCCGTGAAGAGGAAACTTCTACTGGTTTAGGCGATGGAATCGCTATGCCCCACGCCAAAAATGATGCGGTAAAAGAAGCAACGGTCCTATTTGCTAAA contains:
- the pfkB gene encoding 1-phosphofructokinase, producing MIYTLTLNPSIDYIVHVGHLEIGDVNRMTEDFKLPGGKGINVSRILQRIGAPSYALGFLGGFTGDFIEKWLLEEGIHSQFTRVEQDTRINVKLKAEEETEINGLGPILSEDEINRLKFTLSELITSDDIVVLSGSTPGGLRKGFYQELIHIIKENGAEFVIDTTGDDLLAALPEKPLLVKPNNHELAELYHTTFHSLDDIVTHGKKLLNDGVKNVLISMAGDGALLITQEGTYLSNVLKHEVKNSVGAGDSMIAGFIGNFSQTKDPLDAFKWGVACGSATTFSDDLATEAFIKELLPEVTVKKI
- a CDS encoding ClC family H(+)/Cl(-) exchange transporter, yielding MIKKLHKIDQTRLYFILKGGIVGIISGILVSIFRLTIEKMTEYVQDFYLFAQREPLWLIFWVILSVFVAIFVGYLIKAQPHISGSGIPQVEGVLQEEVHYRWFPVLWRKFIGGILSVGSGLFLGREGPSIQLGASVGQGLSSAYQSPKYEQKILISSGASAGLAAAFNAPIAAVLFIVEEIHHTFSPLICLTSLVSAIIANFISLYIFGLQPVLYLGHMYDLPLKHYGLLLIMGLLLGVLGRMYQKNLLDLPKWFNKLAIPSYLYGLVPFLLVIPIGFYFPHLLGGGNQIILSLEENGYSLYLLLLLFLLRYLFSMISYGSNLPGGIFLPILSLGAILGALFGLFSIEFLGLESYYLKNFIIVAMAGYFTAIGKAPLTAIILVTEMVGSINHLMPLGFVSLVAYIVVDSLGGHPIYESLLDRLVSYKKIANTNEKIVIEFPVTAESILDGMPIRDFVWPEETLLVTIQRNEQDILPHGDTILKMDDTLLILTDANHATAVRKELRKKTLIK
- a CDS encoding transposase, which produces MVHLKAIKNQLPNEIKALFSELKVTQFLKQAHMEKQKGYSVAILFTFLFSLVFKGKSLNQVLSGRESDQYMKKDTVYRWMNNPHNNWRLFLLRFSASVIEKLHSLTDTKTHIRTLILDDSTFYRNRSQEVPGLARLWDHALKQGYKGYRMLTLGFSDGYSFIPIDFGLLSGKKKVNQTIAEKDQRTVGAKRFNESSRKMPEVALEMVQRALNQGIYATHVLMDKWFTSPKMIDQLHDMGIHTIGMVKNGKTKYLFHQRLYKLEELYAKSTKEYTQEAIISSIVVKPSSGKNPVKIVFVKNHNKKSAWLAIMTDDLDLSSQEMVKTYSARWDIETFFKASKSLLHLTKETQTRHYQALICHTTIVFTRYILLSWQQRCANDERTLGGLFYELGDQIKELDWSAALIELVHIIQAVSEESGSQLQDFITSQLQHWVDTLPRYIKAYLPDLVCET
- a CDS encoding DeoR/GlpR family DNA-binding transcription regulator, with the translated sequence MLTEKRHQLILDFLTENDIVTISELMKPLKASESTIRRDLKNLEEQGMLARIHGGAKKMPHLSFEATMAEKEEKFHQQKVQVAKFCASLLDTEDVVYLDAGTTTIEMIQFIPQNLAIKVVTNSVKHASLLIDRQIETIILGGMIKLSTNATLGATAIQQLRELRFSKAFLGMNGAELEAGFTTPDPEEAAVKKWAMKQSQQNYVLIDHSKLQQIAFAQVAPLKTATIITDSCPQKFIKNFQDQTTLKEVK